One Xiphophorus maculatus strain JP 163 A chromosome 15, X_maculatus-5.0-male, whole genome shotgun sequence genomic window, GTtgtgtctttgttgttttaatgttcataaactgcagcttttacatgaaaaataaaaattactgtTCAGAAAGccttctgcatgttttcatttcacaataaaagcttggaaattaaaagaaaagctttaaaatctacatttattcAGCTGAAGAGTTTGGTTTatctaaaattagaaaaataaaagcataaactgaagtaaatatgcaaaaattgtttattattaattaaacagAACCATTGCTATATCCGGTGTATTTTCACAAACTTCAGAAATAcgttgattaaaaataataatgaaataagtCTAAATATTTGTATGTGGTTTGAAACCTTTGTTTTACACCACATTTCCATTTGTTGTGGTTCTAATCTCACCAAAATATCTTTAGTTTCCTCCAATGGATAAAGATGATTTATCTGAGTCATGTGATCACCTCCCTTACACTCAGAGCGGGAACATCTCTGAGTGTAAGGAACAtctcaaaaaaatcatttttcttccacagttATATAATTCCAACAggtcaattttaaataaaatatatagttaATAAGATACTACCTGTTCcagaacaaatttaaataaataacaacaggaattaatgagatttattttcaaaaattgtcaaactAAACACAGAATTTCCTGTAAGAAAAGTAGGACTAGTCAGAAAAATCtcacaaaatttgttttattttgtacaaaaacaatCGTTACGGACATCTGACAACAGCTGcgttgtaaaaaaataatgtgcTGGAATAAAGGGGGCGTGGCCTGTCAGAAGACAGGTGTGAGGGCCTCAAAGAGTCGATGGATGGCGACTTCAATCATTTCCCTTAGAGGCTCGTCGTCCGGACACGTCACCGCCTGCATGGTCAAattcagttgttacaaaaatgttacatcaaatatgactaaaaagaaatttgacaacAAAATGTTTCGCCTtcaaattgggtctctgtctttttaaaaactccgccttcaggaagtcgtcccaacatggctcctctattaaccctttaagtttttaccagcgttgctctgagcagcagctcctataacgagctcagcggttccaccagctgtttgctaattgctgctggctagtctgaaggagctgagaggggaaGGAGCTGTGTCCTCGAAGATGGAGCtaggttgccatggagattaaaacatttctcaaacatgcatgaaagaatcaaggcaacactacagaaataacataacatgatgtaaagctcaaaaaagtagattttatataataacaTTGACTGTTAAAGTTTTGAATTCTTTTAATGTATTGACTGTATATGTTAACCAGGAGAAGTATTAAAAAGCAGATGTATTTATTGGTACTTATGGCATTCCGTACTTTTATTCcttttgtatattttacatgatactgcccctttaaggaaaCAGAAATCTTCTCAACCTGAAGAGGGCGCTGCTGTATTgaaacattgactttttttgtactCACTCTCGTCTCCGGGTCGATTGTTGCCGTGGCGCCGTCCACCGTCACAAACAAATTCCTGCTGTCTTTGAAATTCACGCAGTCGTCCCCGAACATGTCACTGGAACACAAAGCGCTCAGGTTGCTGCTCCAGTtgtcaggcttttattttgaaaacagcGGTTTGTGTGCCACGTGGACTCACTGCATCATGAGCTCCAGACGCTCCACAAACACCTCCATGTCGAAGGTCTCCTTCCTGCTGTCCAGGactgaaaaacaagcaaacaaaggTTAAGGCTCCAGCCGAGTCCCAGAGTGCCCCCTGCAGGCGGTCGTGTTGCATTTACTGACACTTCTGGGCGTTGGGATTGGACTGGACCTCCAGAACCACCGTGGCGACGGCGTCTGCGTACATGTCGTTGAGCGGGTTGGCGACCCACTGAGGAGGAAACGGAGACGTTTGACATAAACAACCAGCTGCACTCagagaaaaacctttaaataaggaaatgtataaaataataattcaacttCATATTACATTAGTTAGagaaatattacaaacataaaaatggtgtttttaatttaaatatttgttcattgacagtttgtgttttttcatgtaAGCAAGTAAACATgaagataaaactaaattagttgatttattacacagaaaaaaattcaaataaatgtttcaagtttatattttacacattatttatatttagaattttttatgTACATGAACAATTGTTAAACAATTTCCTGTATTTCCTTaccagactttattttttttattttaattttattattttaaatgtaagtaAAGTATATGTTAACCAaaggtaaataataaaaaggaaatgtatttttgtgctcTGAAATTGATTGccatttttggcttttctggcattccatatttttattgcttttgtatATTTTGACTTTGAAGATATAATTGTGTAAAGTGATACCCAAAACtataacatattttctgtttttttcatcaaaagtgCAATCTTAGGTTTTATATTACCTagtatgttttattaaaatttaagcCAAAGaccagaaatacaaaatatgtacTATTTGTCACAAAATTAGCCATGATATGATGCAActtataaataaagatttaaagtaAGAGAGAATAGTCTGACCTCCAGCAGCACCATGCCGGCTTCATGGACCAGCGTGATGCTTTCAAAGATCTTCACTGTGATTTTCTCCGTCTTCTCCACCTGCTGCACGTCGCCTGCacagaaaacaccaaaacagCGCAAGTGAGACTTGGCCTCCTCAGGTAGAGTAAAGCAGGTTTAAAACATGGACAACATGTTTGTCAGTCAGAAAAGAATCAGAGTAATTCCCTAAAAGAGGCTAGCATAAAGcatctggaaataaaaactcaggtgagtttctgtttttggtttacCTGCCAGGTTTCTCAGCTGGCTCACCAGCAGGGAGATGGGTCCGGTGAACGGGATGGCCTGAGTCTGGGTCACCATGCCAACGGACAGATCCGTGTAGTCTGGACAGAAAGGGAACCAAGCAACATGAACACACCACGGCGCGATGCATTCAGGGACACAGAACCgcaggaaaaactaaaactgaaggAACAGAAACTACTGGTTACATCTTAAAACCAGCTGTTTGTAAGTTTGCATTTAAGTTctcaaaagttaaaagtttgttCAGTATTGTGGCAGTTCAAAGTCAAGAAGAACTAGTTCAAAGTTTAGTTCACTAAAGGTTAACAGTAACTAACCACCAACTACAAAGCCTGAAAAAGACtaacactaaataaataaaacaatgcttagcctggtggggatGAAAggaaagcctggtggcccgccaggctgatGGTCCACCAGATGAAACCCCGCCCACATCTCACTACTGTTGATGTGAGGAGCGGccattttgaaagtaaaaccAGCCGTACAAAATGTAACTGGAGTTGGAGTTGCTCTTAATTTTCCAGTAGGAAATCTGACTTCATAGGGTGTTCCTGTTGATTTTTCCAACTGGGAAGTCTGAAATCCCAGTTTTGAGTGCAACTTGCATGCAGCATCAGCTCTGTGATTGGACTGGACAGTTACGTACTGGAGAGGTCAGCTGGGGTCATGATGTGGTAGTTAAAGTTCCTCTTGACAAGGATCCCGGAGACCCTCTGGTCCTGAGCGCACTTCTTGTCTGCGAGCGCACCCATCACCTGCAGCAGGGCATGCTGGGAGTTAAAACGCCGTCGGATTGCATTGCGTATTTGCGAAGATGCTGAGACGAACCTTCGCCAGCTTCTCTCCTCTGAAGGTGAGAGTTACGGCCTCGGTGTTCCTCGGGTTGTGGACCTCGATGTGGACCTCGTCATTGTCTTCATACTCCCGGATCAGAGCCGCCTTCAGTCGGGCCATCTCGTTCTGCTCTCCATGGACCAGAATCTGCAGGACCAAACGAAGACCAATCAGCTTTTTCATCTGGACTCAGATCTGGACGGAGCGCGGAGCCCGGATTACCACGTGGGGAGGTTTGAGAGCTCTGATGAACTCGCTGGTCTGCTGGTAGTCGGTGTGAGCCGAGAAGGAGATGTAGTCCACAGACATCTTCAGAGGAAGCTTCTGACCCGACATGGTGGTGATCTCCTCAGGTTCAGTCATGATGTGCTGCGACACAACAGCCCTTTATCAGACATGACAACACATATCTACCACAAGAAGGAGCTTTTGCACCACCAGCTTCTGGTTTTGCCAAACCTTTGAGCTGATTAGGCGTCTAATTTAGTGAGCCGGTGTGAAGTCAGTGCGCCATTACAACCAGAGAGTTTTATCTGAGCTCTAATGTGGGTTAAAAACAGCACAACTGAATCTCAGCAGACATAATGCTGCTAACCTCTGCTAACTGATATTAGCAGGCCAATTTTTAGAGTTGCGCTTTAGCTGGCTTTGAAAGTGAACTGTGTATGGGTCTAGCTTCCACTAAGTACTATCTTTGCTTTAGCATTAGTGGAACTAATATTTATTAGTGCTCTGGGTTGGCGCAGCTAGCTTTTCAGTCCTATTAGAATCAAAATCTTTGATCAGGGTCACCTTGGCCAGCGTTCCCTCCACGCAGTACCCGGCGATGATGACGCCGTTCCTCTTGTCGGTGCACCAGCTCTCAAACAGCTCTCTGGAGAGTCCGCTCTGCATCATACCAGGCGACGCCATCACCACGCTGGGGCCGATGTCGTCAAAATGATCCAtgctctgaaaacaaaaaacacaaacacagtcagTGATTGGTCGAGCCACAGCTGGACGCCGTATGGAGCGGGCTCAGCGACCTTCAGGTTGCTGATGTGCTTGAAGACGAAGGGGTTGTTGACGTTGATGGCCTTGCGGATCTTGTCGTTCATGGCGTTGATGTAGGTCTGGTAGACGGCCATGCACTTCCTGGCCAGAGACGAGGCATAGTAGATGGGAATGTCGTGGAGCTCCGGGTGGTTCTGCCAGTACTCGTCTGGGTCAGAAGTAGATCCATATCAATCAGACTTACAGAACCGCCGTAGGGTAAGAGGATGCAATGGAGCTGGACTCACCCAggatgagcagcagctcctgggCTCGTCCCAAGGCGAACACGGGGATCAGGCAGCGGCCCTCGCGGTTCACGATGTCGTGCACCGTGTTGCAGAAGCGAGCCTCTCGCTCCTCCCGTTTCTCATGGATGTGGGTTCCGTACGTCGACTCCTGTCGCACAAAAACATGTCAGCGCATCTCAAAAGTTCTGGTACACTTTTGTGATACCTCTAGATCACAGGCGTCAagctccagtcctccagtcactgtcctacagtttttagatgtgccacaggtacaaaactctggaatgaaatggcttaattatcTCCTTcctgtgtagatcagttctccagagccttaattacctaattattctattcaggtgttgcagcagaggcacatctaaaagttgcaggacagcggcccttgaggactggagtttgagacccctgctctagataTTCTCAGGAAGGTTAGTCACTGAAACTACTTGAAATCTCACCTGAATCTGTTTCTTTACAAACAGCCTCATTCTCCTGGCTTGGACCTTCAACGTTTATTAGTTTTATTccgttttagcattagcttccactaagtGCTAGTTGCTATAGTGCTTTAGCGTTAACTTCCATCAAATACCATGGTGATGTAGCGCTTTAGCTTCCATCAAGAACCATGTTGGTATAATACTTTAGAGTTAGCAAAGCTCTAAAACCAAATGGAAAGTATTTATAACTCGGAGGAAGTTAGGAAAAATCCACAGATATTTAATAACAGAAGACTGACTTCAATGTGTCTGAATTAACATCATTTATGTAAAGCATAATGGGTCAAAACTCCTCCACTAAAGAGTCATTACTAGCTATAATGAAGACAAAATATAAGTTATCATTAACAGAGCTTTGGGCTACAGTCAACACTAGGGGGCACTGTAGTGTGGCACAGATTAAGTAAAACAGCTTTAACAGAAGCTTCAAAATGgttttaaacagtttgaattGGTGACGGGTTACAGGAGCTGCTTCAGTCTGGTGACTCACTGTGATGAGAATATCTGGCTTCACGCTGGGGATCTCCGCCGCCATCAGGTGTCTGTCCTCCTGCCGGGAGAAATCCCCGGTGTACAGCagctgcacaaaaacacaaacacttagAGAAGGAAAACCTCTGCTCCTATTAGTCAGAGTGCTTCATATTCACTCCAACTTCTAATATTTTTATAGACGGACCTTGACGCCGGCGATCTCAATCATGAACATGGCGGCGCCCAGAACGTGGCCGGCGTGGTAACACCAGAACTTGATGCCCGCCACTTCTTTCACCTCATGGAAGTTGATGGTTTCGATCTTCTCCATGCTGTCCTCCAGGTCTGTCTCGGTGTACAGCATGTCGTCCGCCGAGATGTTGCTGAGACAGAGGGAAAGAAATCTGATCATTTCCAGCGATCAAAGGatgcagtttctgttttaagGGTTATTTTGATCAGATCAGAAGACCTCCAGGTTATCATCCACCAAGaccttttcttccatttcatgCTAAATTTCCATTAGAAGAACCAGAATTCACTTTACTGACCAAGTTTGTCTACATGAACAGAGGTGGTCCTAGCAGTAACGGTGCCCTGGGCATGACTCTACTTTTGTCCCCCcaaacaattaaaatgcaagaaattCGCTTCCCCCCCCCAACAGAAAGCAGGTAAACTAGTCCTGagtttctcaaacttttcagTCTGACCTCACCAAAGATATGATTAAATATGGAGTGAAATAATTatacatattttgaaatgaatttattttctaaaaactatttataaattttatcattttaaaattatattaaatttttttaaacatttaactttatatttatttatttcaagatattCTTATATATGTTAGCTCCTGAACTCACCTGACTTTGACGTAGTCAGACAGTAGCCAGCGGTAGATGGCCTTGGTGGCGTGCGTCATGAAAGTACGGCCCTTAAAGCTGGTCTTCTGCAGGAACCAGGGAAGCGCTCCACAGTGGTCCAAGTGGAAGCTGAAAGAGGACAGAGCTGTAGCACCGAGCGATCTGGCCAATCTACCATCCACATCACCGCTAGTGCAGGTCTGCAGAGTTTTGATGCTGGTTTCCTGAACTCACTGGCTGATGAGCAGCAGGTCGATCTCAGCCGGATCGATCAGGTCGATGTAGGGCAGAGCATCCATCCCCTCCAGACCAGGATGGATCCCACAGTCCAGCTGGAGGTAAACAGATGTTTTACAATCTGGGGTTTTCACTTTGTCcgggaaataagaaaaacagagtTACCATGATTTTTCTGCCTTTGAACTCCAGGATGATGCAGGACCGTCCAACTTCCTGACCGGCTCCTCTGCACACAAACGCACCATGAAGCCATAACTTTCATCCAgattacatacagtatatcgctTTAATAGAAATCTGACTTTATAGTCTTCAGTTTGAATTACATACAATCAAAGAATGGTATTAAACAAGTTAGAGTTAAACTGGGGGCTGGAGGATGATTTCAAAGTATTATGAAAATAGGACTAATCTGTGTATTAAGACTACTAAAAATATAATCAACAAACCTTTACTTGTCACCGAATTGAGAagattattcttattattatttataaaatcagTACATGATGTGTTTGGAGACATATATGCGATAAAATCctaaaagttgtgttttgtgAATGGAGTTTGGTGTACGAGTAGCGGACTCGTGGATAAAAATGTCCGATTTAAACTCACAGCGGGCGGATCAGCAGCTGGTCGCTCTCCTCCGCAGGAACCGTCGCGTCCGCTTTACGCTTAGCCGCCATGTTTACtgtaataaactaaacaagacGTTTAACAAACAAATTCATCACTCCGCTACTTTCACCACAACTTCAGGACGGTGACACTTCCGGTCCCTTCTCAAATCAGTCCGGTTAGTACAACTTCTAGCTTCTCCAGTTCCACGAATAAAGTCCGACcgtagatttgtttttgttgttgtattctTGATCTGTGACACTTTATGACTACTAAACCTTAACATTCCTGCAATCTTACCTAAAatacttaataataatatactCTATTTAAAAAAGGACACTGTGCAACTCAAACGTAATCGTTTGATGCGCCGTGTTAACAGCATTTAAGTTAATTCGCCTCTGCAGTCTCTTTGTAAaccatttcaaaattaaaatgaaagctgTTCAGTAGAACCACGTTTGAGGTATGTCACAAAACACTGAAGTGTCCCCAATAACAGACAGAATCTGAGTATGTGTTATTGCCAATAT contains:
- the LOC102220704 gene encoding cleavage and polyadenylation specificity factor subunit 3-like yields the protein MAAKRKADATVPAEESDQLLIRPLGAGQEVGRSCIILEFKGRKIMLDCGIHPGLEGMDALPYIDLIDPAEIDLLLISHFHLDHCGALPWFLQKTSFKGRTFMTHATKAIYRWLLSDYVKVSNISADDMLYTETDLEDSMEKIETINFHEVKEVAGIKFWCYHAGHVLGAAMFMIEIAGVKLLYTGDFSRQEDRHLMAAEIPSVKPDILITESTYGTHIHEKREEREARFCNTVHDIVNREGRCLIPVFALGRAQELLLILDEYWQNHPELHDIPIYYASSLARKCMAVYQTYINAMNDKIRKAINVNNPFVFKHISNLKSMDHFDDIGPSVVMASPGMMQSGLSRELFESWCTDKRNGVIIAGYCVEGTLAKHIMTEPEEITTMSGQKLPLKMSVDYISFSAHTDYQQTSEFIRALKPPHVILVHGEQNEMARLKAALIREYEDNDEVHIEVHNPRNTEAVTLTFRGEKLAKVMGALADKKCAQDQRVSGILVKRNFNYHIMTPADLSNYTDLSVGMVTQTQAIPFTGPISLLVSQLRNLAGDVQQVEKTEKITVKIFESITLVHEAGMVLLEWVANPLNDMYADAVATVVLEVQSNPNAQKFLDSRKETFDMEVFVERLELMMHDMFGDDCVNFKDSRNLFVTVDGATATIDPETRAVTCPDDEPLREMIEVAIHRLFEALTPVF